The Amphiura filiformis chromosome 13, Afil_fr2py, whole genome shotgun sequence genome segment ttgaattcagtatttttcaggtagcggctaaagattgccgttttattctgtagttttattgctgatatcaaaagagaaatcatcgaagtttttgtaaggctgagtggcaatgattaactgacattcctcgtaaaataatcgtgaattatacgatatttagcttctttttcgttgttgaaaggattcaatcatgtttcaccgttgttcatcaccgtttaacaacgatgcgccgcgtcggtgaaacatgattgaatccctaagtgtatgtagctgggaggaaaagccgacgatcaattgaaaattttgacctttcatattgaagatatggatttttttcccaaaaagaccttatttttttggtgttttggaaaaaaatccatatattctatacttaaaggtcaaaattttcaattgatcgtcggcttttcatcccacctacatacactttaagtataaatcatcagatttataaagtttacttgaaagtactggtaaatatcaaaaatatcaatttttaatgatttgccataaaatgtgtattaaattgcgaatttcaaaaaatcaaaattatttgatatcagaagcacattcttcgtattcagaatgcaattcgatatgtccgatgtgctctaatgtcccaaaataaatactgtccaaacgttcataccccagcccttaactgtgggaccccttttatttgagcaaaagagactacttttctATATGAAttcgcaaaaacaaaaaaaagagagagagagagaaaaggaagaaagagaaaaagaaaggaaaaagtatgcaccaaatcgtGGGGGCCCTCCTCCCACAAAAAAAGGAAATGAGAGAAGAGAACAGAAAGgtcaaaaaaggagaaaagagaagagaaaaggagtaAACTGgaggcgagatggccgagcggttaaggcattgcgctgccggccgggagatacgatcgacgacgagggttcgagccttgggcttgccttaggtgaaaattctcttcctcccaaaaagttcctatatgagtcgggaatccttcaattaagttcagtaATTTAAtatcagaatttaattgaagaatttcttctcacccccatacactgcctagcatgtgcagatataggtagttaTGTGCGATGTAAATataagtcacgtaaagccgttggtcccgtgtacaggaggattcatccctgtgcacgttaaagtgtcagagctattcgaaaagagcagggggatcatccccggttctgatatctgcactcaacccTCTAGGTTCAAGAGGACAAGATGGGCGCGATACAACTGTACATAGGTTGTCTACCCATAAAATCCTGTAGAATGTAGAAAAAGTaggagagaaaaagttaaattgtaagtaattgagtaggtccatgcctaaaaaaaCGCACTCGGGTTGATctgaagtaggccctataatataggcctgtaattattttaggcattgcttgactTGCGGGTCCTTGTACCAAAAGCATGTAAAAATTACTGCAGGTCCGCCGATATGAAGGACCTCTCACATTTTGTCACTTAAGTTACTAgcgacaataatagggaaaacttgtccacttAAAGGCTTCATAGACGGGTCCGTCAGTCACAAATTTtctgctttttcaaactaaaattttacacactaatagtgccaaaatggtccaccaaatcgctttaattaggtcttcattttgcacagttttcaaacttttcagacACCCCCTCGCATAGTTGATAACAAGTGCTCATTTTTGCTgttttcaacatttgccaatttatgtttaaaacaatttataggcctataacaataggaaaacaaaaggcttcatggcctgtcatttcataaattttcggctttttcaaactaaagttgtacacactaatagtgccaaaatggtccaccaaattgcttcaatcaaggtcttcattttgcaaaatttccaacttgtgaggggaacatcccccctcagacacccccttgcgTAGCTGATAAACAAGTGGTCATTTTCGCTCCTgttttcaacatttgccaatttatgtttttaacaaaaaattatttataggcctacaacaatagggaAACAAAAGGCTTCATGACCCGTCATTTCATAAATTTGTGGCTTTTGCAAACCAAAGTTGTAGGCCTACACacgagtgccaaaatggtccaccaaattgcttTTCAAGGTCTTCATTaagttcattttgcaaaatttccaacttgtgagatgatttttcaaactaaaattttacacactaatggtgacaaaatggtccaccaaatcgcttcaattaggtcttcattttgcaaaagtttcttacttctgtcaatctttgacaagatgtaactttgctatggaaagtgctatgagtATGACAAacaggttttcagttttggctttcttgggcaagggctttaatttgatatataaaatgatatattttcATACCTATTATAATCATCTACAAACATGATTTTCTTTTTCATCTGAATCATTTGCAACATTAATATTGGCACAATTACTTGCCCGGCCCTGGTCCTACAAACTTATGCATCTTCGTACCATCAGGCATCACAATTTTCAAAACCGGACATTGTTCAAATTAGCACCAAAAAAACTTCATTTCTGAGTGGACTTTTAATATCAAAATCCAAAGACAATTTCTAGTTCACAAGATTTCATCCATGCATCCCTCAGctcacatgcatgcatgtgcagcgCCAATAGAGGCCATCAGCTTTTCGCCATCTattcttgtgggtacaaatgatctgcatgtgttcatgcgtcggacaccaCGCGCAGGGTACGTATGAGGGCTTGAGGCATGAGggtgcagcttgccacgcagctgttatcgcccCTTGATTTTGCTGCTCAAGCATGGAGagcgaacgaccatcacagcgtgtacctacaagatggcggcatatgacgtcacgatgATGGCCTCTAATATACGGCTTGAGCCTTGAAGTTGAAATGTGGAGGGGGGGACAATCAACCTGAAGTGGCTGTAAAAGTCTGTAGCCTGTAAACATGGACATGGACGGTAAAGAACAAAAATTGCCGAAAGGTGGAGGGAAAAAAATAATGTATGTACTACTACTCCTAGCTTCTAACTAAACATGTCTAAAAatcagctcggaatcaccaaaactgcaaaagacccaaatttcaacgtctTTATCAACATTTTGGTTTTGGCTTTTGCACTTTGCAGTGCAGAGCAGTGCCAATCACAATGTCAATCACAATGTCAATGACAATGACTGACAGAAAAATTGAACATGTGAATGTTTCACTTTCATCATGTAAAAAGATAATATAAAACCAGTGTCCGAAACAAGGCAAATATAGATTAGAGGTTGTCCCGAGGTTGAGGATTTAACTAAAAAGGCTAGCATAACAATACAAACTATCGGTCCACTTTTCCTATTCCACTCCGTATTAAACCAGATGACCTCTACAAACCCCTACATGCTACGCTATAGGACCAGCAACAGCCGTCGGCAGTTTAGTGTTAAAATCGGGAAAATTGTAATAGTCACTATTTATGCAGCGGTCTATATGGATTTCATATATATTTGTacactttgtgtatttttttcgTGAATTTTGATGGCTGTTATACACACCGACCGATTTTTTTTGTactaaaaatactacaaaatcacccATACCACAAAACACGCGACCTTGCATAGGACTGAGCTAGTCTCGCAGTGCACCAGCAGCTCTCTACAGAAAAACTGCCCTGGAAAAGGATTGCAGCGTCGCagcaaatatgctaaggtgtctgAACCTAGTTAACGGTTTATTTTAACTAAATTTACCCTTTTTTACTTCAACAAGTAAACTATAAGCTCCGCCCATCAGTTTCAATTTGATAATGGTAAGATATTTCAGTAagttttcaggtcaaaatttctcTGCTTGTCAGGTCACGTAAACTCAAGGTTATTGAACGCTGTTCTCCACATACATGTAGGATATTTTGGTTGATTCCAGTTTTCAGCGGGtatgattttataaaatttttacTACGTGgcatgattaggcctatatatgctgcttttttgtttattttaataaataatgATTACTCTTACTTATATTTGTCTTTGGATGAACTACAGAAAACATATCAGTTACTACACTTTACGTTTCAGCGCATAAAACTATTATTGTTCCACTCTTTGTAATACCAACCACCTACTCGTGTGAATAATGCTACAGTCTGAACGGATATGGTAAATGGTAGCAAGGTCGTCCTTCGGTTAAGTTGCTGTTGAACCTGGTATATCATGGAAGGTCGtggttaacccaaattaatagaTGTTTGTGGGACAAAGGTCGCGCCTATGGATGCGCCacacatgacacagtagaaagattgaattgaattctgcttgtcctcaaaacattttggttgtccccaaaatgtgtcatatttttgaGTGCAAATAGAGTGGTTGTCCAATGTCCAgtggataagtacatagctcacaTGCTCAATATGGTTTTCCCATTTATTTTTGGACAAcatggacaagaggacaagaggataactTTTTAGtcaagtgcttatttcgaacactacTGTATAAAACTCAAATCAATTTAATTTTTgtatgtattcatgttttgaatatcctaaatataggcatgataggcctatttacaCAAGTCAAATGATCCCAGTGCTTTCTTGGCACTCCACTCAAAATTTAAGCTTTTAAATACTGTGTACAGATGACCGCACTGCATGCAACGAATCCGATGTCAACACACAAACATTACACATGCATGACATGTGTACAGCAGCAGACGACATTTACAAACTCTGATCTGTTTTGAGAAAACAACATGAAGAATGATTAATAAATATTACGCCAGTATTAACATCACAACTGAGAAATATTTACCAATATAAACTCTGCACAAAAAGTAAGAAAATCAGTGGAAAAAGCACGAATTTTACGCACTAAATTTTGGGTAACTTCGAAAAGCTTGCGCCATATTTTGTTTTTCCCACAATTCCTCAGCGCAGATGCGcgaaaattttcacaaaaaattaATCTGCGCATTGAGCAAATCTTGAGCGTCGGTGTACATCGTGCCCCCTGAAAATCGTCAAAATACTTTTAAACAAGCTCGTATTTTTTCAGGTGGTGTTTAACATATGCTAACTTAGATAATATACATCACGTGAAGTTAGAAAATTACCCTGTCGGATGATGATTTACGGCAAAATGTAGCGTTAAAAGTGTGGCTTGCGTAGCCCCTTTCTGTGTACAGTTTTGCGAGCAGTGCATATCGCGAATGCAAATGAGTTGACCTTGAGGTCATATCTGCCGATGTAAACAAACACGTGTGGACAACGTTGTTGATCagctgattttcatgtttttattcaGATTCTTGAATGCTAGGAAACGCAGCGATGTCGGTTGAAATTGAGAATAATCCTGAGATAGTGAGTAAAGAGGAGACGTTTGTAAAATGCACTAGCaagaaaaaaacacataaaaatgatgatgatgtttctGCATTTGGAAATGCTGGCAGTGTCAGTGATACTGAACTTGTTACCAACCTGAGCAAAGCTGAAACATGTGAAAAGGGTACCAAACGTAGCAGAGATGATAGTGTCAAACCGAGTCCAAACAAGTCTGTGGGTTTTTTGTCGGACACAAATGCCAACAGCAGAATGGATATAGTGACAAATTCTGCAAGAAGTATGGTGCAAAAGGCGGCTTCCAACGAGGCACGAAAACAAAGTAATAAAAAGCGCCACCACAGTGTAAGCCAAGTGCATTATGGACACGGAAACTACAAACCTGCAGGGTTTACGAAAAGGAGGAGGAAAACAGTGGACAGAACTCCTGAAGTAAAGTTTCTAATGGGTGGAACAATTACAGATCCTCTCAACTTAAATAGTCTTGCAGATGCAGAAATCTCCAAATTGTACAATGCAGTTACTCCAATGTCATCACCATTGCCGCACCTCAACAAAGATCCTGATCCAGTCATTGTACCTGCTGATATAACTGGTATGAAAGCAATTTCCAGTGGAGATTCAATTGTAGGAAAGGATCCAAAACCCTGACCACCACCTACACCAACAGAATTTTGTTAAACACTTGGTGGCGGACCCTGGCACAGAACCAGCATTTAACAATTATATTCTGTTGGTGTACACAATCAAAATCCGGCACAATTAATGTTTCTACAGTAGGCCTACTGTCAGGTGCCGGTGGTTGAGTTTTGAAGGGCTGCCTGCCTGGGAGATTCCATACCCAAATTGGATTATTACACACTTtatttttcctgaaaaaaattaTTCAACCAGAATTAGCTTTGTGAAGATCGATGGAAACAGGCTACATGTAGAGGCATCTGTTCAGTTTCGGTAAATCTTGGAAAATGAAAAGGATAAATGACCCAAACTGAATAGCGCCCTCTTATTAAATTTTATCTGCCATTCTTCAAAAAAGCTTAGGTCTTTTTTTTTAGTTTGCTGGCTTCATAGAGAATTTTTGTTTGCAATGATATTGAATGTCTTTGGTTTTCACTTTGAAGTGTACATTGTACTTTTTGGTCATACACATGTACAATAAAAGTTAATTCTCTATTGATTCAGAATTGGTGATTTTTGTTTACACTTTGCAGAGTAAAAATTTTTGTAACGAATTATGACAGATTGTGGAATATCAATAATATACCGTACGGTAACTCAAGTTGCCTTTAGATGTCAATATGCagaatttgttacattttgtttcCATTTTGATTTCACAGATCCACTGAAATTGAACACCGGAGATGATGAAGGCGACACTAATTTGACACGGACTCTGAACAGATCTGTAAAAAAGAAGAGGAAAGGCAGCAAGAAGGAAGATGGAGGCGAAGTGATAAGTCCAACTTCAGAAATTCCAGAACCAGGGTTCAAGTCAAATCCACCAAGTCTACCTGGCATTGAACCAGCACATTTGCTAAGTTTAAAACTGAGCAGTTATAATCCTAAAGTGATTGATAAGATCGTCTCCCCTGTGCTTCCTGACCCTGTTAGTTCGAAATTCCGAAAACGCAAGCTGAAGCAAGAACCAAGCTCCAAGATATCAAGAGCGCTCTTGATAGAGAGTGATGAAGAAGAAACTGTGCCATCAAACTCATTGGACAGTGCTAGGAAACTCAACAGGACTGCTTCACCAGAAAAAAGGAAGTATAAGCGCCAGCATAGCAAAGAGTCACAAAAAGTGCCTAATTTTAATGAACAAAACAAGAAATTCCAGTATGGTAATTACAACAGGTAATGTATCAATTTACAATGTGTGCAAACTGTGCATGATCTGGTCTATGGGGgccaaaagaggcatttttgaatattgagttactataattattaccttgtacaTAAATTTTGGGCTTTAATTTGTGAAAACACCAAAAGTTTAGCATACTTGGTtagaagttttgtgatgtctattttcttatgtattttcttgttttttaattaatccatatttttgcctttatcccAATTTCAagtttgccacctttggccccatggaccagatcgtttcATGTATAGTAATTTATAGTATCAAAATCCAATGTATTGTACAAGTGATTTACTGTGATTATATTACCGGTAACTGttcttttaaaaaagaattaatgtttttttctttcctcCTAATCTGAGACTGTTCAGCAGGTAACAGGTAcctgtattttattttttacattgaaTGAAGCGCATGTTAGAAAAATGCACTTTGTGACATTGTGTTTGGCCATTACGCTTTGAGACTCCAGAACATTACTTTTAAGGAACAAGCCAAAAGACCAATGATGATAAAGTCCTATTTATAGTATTATGAACAAAACTAGTTTTGTTAGAGATGGAGGGGGTtaaaaatatcgattatttctactATGCTCTTACACATTGATGTTAGTTTGTTTGACCCACTTTGTTACAGCCGAGAGTTAGGGGTCAACTAAGAAACAAAACTAGTTGCATTTaaagtaggcctggcatttttgggtaattttgtgcccggtactTGGCACATTTTTCGAGGCGGGTAACTGgtaccgaaattgcaaaaaaaaaaattaaaaatcaaatttttcttgtttttaagttatttattttttcggttttgtagcaCTGTCTCTACAAatcctaaatgctaggatcattcatggttgacctaaaaaaaaaaattgcataatgttttgtgtttttaatatgaaaattgatactttgttttcatgtcatactctattaatatcaaaatgcattgaatttgaatttcggGCACCCGGGCAGGAGCCCGGGTATTTCCTGCccaggtaatgtaatctcgggcgggtacccgctagcccgcccgaaaatgccagccttaatttAAAGGACTTCATTTATTTAGGTCATCCGGGTTGACCAGAGGTTAAATTATAAacaaacactgattcatgtaacTAGGTTGCATTGATCAGCAATCTGTGTTCTCATTTTTAAAGGCGTATCACGGTCATCTGAGGTACCGGTAAGTAAAGTTTTTTGTAGAAAATTTTAATGCAGATTCGACTTAGATCACACAAGGTAAGATTTCACAAAAGCAGGTGATAAATATTATATTGGTTCAAAATAGAAGCATCTTTTCTGAAAATCTTTTGAAACAGTATTTGTTGAGGAAGCTGATGATTCAAAACACATTGAAAAGTAAAATGGCACTGGTAGTGAAATGTTAATTTTGCATCAACTTACTTCTCTTTCTTCACAGGTATTATGGCTACCGGAATCCAGACAAAGATGACCCCCGTTTAGCTTTCTTGAAAAAAGAATGGTTTGCTGACAAAACCTGCTTGGACATTGGGTGCAACACAGGGCATGTGACTTTGCACATAGCCAAGGAGTACTTACCACAGAAGATTGTCGGAATCGACATCGATGGCAACTTGATTGGTGTTGCCAGAAAGAACATCAAGCATTGCTTAATGGATAAAGCAAAGGAATCTGGTGGCGATACAGGTGGCAACAAATTTCCTGTGTCGATGGAGAAGAGCTTTGGGCCTATCTCTAAAGCTCTTATGCCAGCTGCAAAGTCTGGCATAGTTTTCCCTGCCAATGTGTTGTTCAGATGTGTAAGTTTCTAAACTTGGGTctgtcaaaatttaattttgccctAACTGGCAACATTTTGCCAGCACTATGTATAGCCTATATATTATTCATGACCTCCACATATCACACCATTTTGTTTCTAGCCTGTTCAATTTTTTGAAAGGCGATATGTAGTTGTGATTTTAATATAGTTATTTCAACATATTTCAAGAGAATAAAATATTGAGATTGGGTTAAGTGAGAAGTTAATccagttaataactttgcatcagttatatgtcgggcattgggaaaaataaaacccttttttattttggacctcggaatatattccttggttccaaagcCAATATGTTTAGATTTGTCATAATGCCCTCCAATTAACTGATGCACAGAAATATCAATTGACTAAACTGTTGTGGAAACTTACGCTGGTCAGCTACCCAATTTCATTGGCATTTTGTTTCTAGCCTGTTCAATTTTTTGAAAGGCGATATGTAGTTGTGATTTTAATATAGTTATTTCAACATATTTCAAGAGAATAAAATATTGAGATTGGGTTAAGTGAGAAGTTAATCCAGTTAATAACTTTGaatcagttatatgtcgggcattgggaaaaataaaacccttttttattttggaccttggaatatattccttggttccaaagcCAATATGTTTAGATTTGTCATAATGCCCTCCAATTAACTGATGCGCAGAAATATCAATTGACTAAACTGTTGTGGAAACTTACGCTGGTCAGCTACCCAATTTCATTGGCATTTTGTTTCTAGCCTGTTCAATTTTTTGAAAGGCGATATGTAGTTGTGATTTTAATATAGTTATTTCAACATATTTCAAGAGAATAAAATATTGAGATTGGGTTAAGTGAGAAGTTAATCCAGTTAATAACTTTGaatcagttatatgtcgggcattgggaaaaataaaacccttttttattttggaccttggaatatattc includes the following:
- the LOC140168207 gene encoding 7SK snRNA methylphosphate capping enzyme-like — translated: MLGNAAMSVEIENNPEIVSKEETFVKCTSKKKTHKNDDDVSAFGNAGSVSDTELVTNLSKAETCEKGTKRSRDDSVKPSPNKSVGFLSDTNANSRMDIVTNSARSMVQKAASNEARKQSNKKRHHSVSQVHYGHGNYKPAGFTKRRRKTVDRTPEVKFLMGGTITDPLNLNSLADAEISKLYNAVTPMSSPLPHLNKDPDPVIVPADITDPLKLNTGDDEGDTNLTRTLNRSVKKKRKGSKKEDGGEVISPTSEIPEPGFKSNPPSLPGIEPAHLLSLKLSSYNPKVIDKIVSPVLPDPVSSKFRKRKLKQEPSSKISRALLIESDEEETVPSNSLDSARKLNRTASPEKRKYKRQHSKESQKVPNFNEQNKKFQYGNYNRYYGYRNPDKDDPRLAFLKKEWFADKTCLDIGCNTGHVTLHIAKEYLPQKIVGIDIDGNLIGVARKNIKHCLMDKAKESGGDTGGNKFPVSMEKSFGPISKALMPAAKSGIVFPANVLFRCANFVLSSDALLQSQKPEYDVVLCLSVTKWIHLNWGDAGIKRFFRRIFLALKPGGYFILEPQAWPSYKKKRKLTETVFKNFQEIQFMPDQFKRYLLSTEVGFSSCETIGVPLNSSKGFRRPMLMFTKLDPEKIHRHRTSRYHRVSESSSHQHRQNEESSSHHHASDSSGHHHHHHHHHRHHHSSEHSEHHESDSSSRHHHHHHTTDSSSRHRHHSSESRSGKYDGDSDSRGHLKCEGDSVAVMEGQEESCGDVNRLADPQDQMASETEKGNADYKVEQKEAPKVDGKIRLEKSDLQTGACDKQGKESNKEQESTDSTKSQKDTEREVRIQSTEIKSKEVRAKVDTDKGKSPTKVPDDQDQELVMKEPELTEADSSQTCKRSVSDNKQLDLDTRTPVVDLQSTEEDSKPAMQESTSLGMQESVSSSSSPSSRVSHDSKSTDKQCTRYKKLSVTDSPDRTG